In Gemmatimonadaceae bacterium, the genomic stretch AGCGCAGCAATGCGCGCTTCATCCGCCGCCGTCAGTTGCCGCACCGCAAATCCGGTTGCCCACAGGTTGCCGTCGTCGAGCTTCGCTTTGTCGCTGAAGCCGAGCGTCGCATACCGCGTCTTGAACCGCTGCGCCGGCTGAAAGAAGCACACGACATCGCCGTCCCTGGCGTACGACGGCATCCCGTACCAGAGCCGCGGCGTCAGGTTCGGTGCACTCGCCATGATGAGATCATGCAGCTTGCGGCCTAACGCACGATCAGGCTCGGCCATCGCGCCGATCTTGTCGAGCACCAGGGCGCTGCCGCTCTGTCCCGTGGCCTGCCCGCCGCGCTCGGCCTTCACCTCCTGCACGCGATCGCGCATCGCTGCGCGTTCGTCCGCACTGAACACGTTCGTACGAGTGCTGCTCGGCCGCTTCAGTGCTTTCGGTTTGCGCGCTGGCGCAGATTTCTTTTTAGGCATTGGGGCGTCGACCCTCGTCGCAAGTCGTGGAAAGACGGCTGCAGCTGCCGCCGGGCGTCCGGCGTCGGAGCACCATTGTAACACTCCACACGCCGGACGCCAACGCGACCGAGCACACCGGCTACGGTGTGCGATGCATGGCTGGCGACCTGTTCAGCTCGCTCACCACGGCAGGACGATCGCGCGGCTCGCGCGCATTGTCTCGGCGCACTACCGCTACGCATGCCGGCATCTCAGTGCCGCTCCCACCGTATTTCCATTCCATCCTGAGAGCCGAGCACCTGGCGCAGGAGCGCGACCAGCGTTGCCGGTGCACCGTCGTCCTCGAGCATGTCGATGGTCGCCGAGTCGAAGTAGTAGTCCTGGTCGGTCGGCGACTCCTCCTCGAGCTCATCGACGAGGAACTTCAGATCATCATCGTCGATCGTACCGAGGAGCGCGTTGGTGGTTTTGTCGCGAAGCTGAATCAAGGAACCTCCGTCATGCTCGAGTAGGTTGGAATCGGTCGCGAAATGTCGCTCGTGTGCACGCGAAGCGCGACTCTCGAGCGACGAGTACAGGCAGGGTCCCGTACCAGCTCAGACGCCGCCGTGCGTGCGCCGGATGCTGCCCCGCGAGAAGCGCTCACTTCGGAATGACCCCGATTTTGCCTAACCAGCGCTCGGCCACTTCCGGCCAGGCGGTGATCGGCGCACGCGTCCGCCGCAGCCCGAACGCATGGCCGCCGGTGGGATAGAGATGCATTTCAACGGGCACTCCGGCTCCAGCGAGCGCAGCGTGATAGGCGATGGAATTTGCGACGGGGTCGACCGGGTCGTTTCTCGCCTGCACCAGCAATGTGGGCGGTGTGAGCCGTGTGACGCGAATGTCGGGATTCAACGGCGCGTCTCGTTCGGCTCCGGCAAGATGACCCGGATACAGCGCGATTGCGAAGTCCGGACGGCAGCTCACCACATCGGCCGCGTCGACCGGCCGGTAGATGCGCCTGCCGAAGTGCGTGCTGATGGCCGCGACCATGTGCCCGCCGGCGGAGAAGCCGAGCACGCCGATCCTGTGCGGGTCGACGTGCCAGCGCGCGGCGTGAAAGCGCACCAGCCCAACGGTTCGTTGGGCATCTTCGAGTGCAGTCCGGCACTCGCGATATGGACCGGTCGTCGCGCAGGGCACGCGGTACTTGAGGAGCACGCACGTGATGCCGCGCGACGTCAGCCAATCACAGGCTTCAGTGCCCTCGAGATCGATGGCCAGAATGTTGTACCCGCCGCCGGGGAAAACGACGACTGCGGCGCCGGTGTTGCGGCCCGTGGGCGGATACACGGTCATCGTCGGTTGCGTGACGCTGTCGACATAGGTCCAGGGCCGGCCGCCGACGAGCCGCGGACGACCAGCTGAATCCAGCACGACGCGGGCGACTTCGGCGCCGATGCCCGGGCGCACGTCGGGAATTGCGCCGGCGGGCCAGAGCCGGATTTGCGCGTGGCCCGCCGACGGCTGCCAACCGGATTGCGCCGCCGTGCGACCGGCGTGTCCGGCTGCGAGCACCACGAACGCGAGCACGATGCGTCTAACGCAGGTCATTGCTCGATACCCGTGCGAGCCGAGGATCCTTGCCTAACGGCGGCCGTCGGCGATCGGCGCTCCACGTCCGTCGGAACCCGGCTCTGATGCTGGCGCTGCGTCCGCTCTGTGTCAGCGTCGTTCGAGGAACCCTCTGCCCTCGAAGATCGCGGGCAAGGCTTTTTCGATTCGCGCCCGCCGTGTCGCGGACTGCTTGGCCGCCGCAAAGTGGTACAGATAACTCCGCTGCCGTCCCGGCGTCAGCGCCTCGAAGGCGCGCTTGAAACGTGGATCTTTGCGCAACCGTTCGCGGAGCTCTTCGGGAACGGGATACTCCGAGCTCGCTTTCGGTTTCATCCGCAGCCCGGCCTTCTCGACTGCAATGGCCTCGCGCACGTAGGCCTTGATGGTCGGCGCTTGCGCCGCGATTTCCTTCGCGCTGGTGAACTTCATCACGCGGGCGGCGTGCACGCGGCCGAGCTGCACCAGCACGTGCTTGCGGTCCTCGAGGAGGGCGCCTTGAAACAAGCCTAACGCAAAATACTCCTTGAAACCCTGCATGATCACGATGTTCCTTCCGTTCACCGTGTACGTGGGTTTCCCCCACTTGCATTCCTCCTTCATTCCAAAACCAGCGAGCACGCGCCGCATCGCCGCGATCTCCGCCGTCCACCGCTCTCGATACGCCATTTCCATACACGC encodes the following:
- a CDS encoding alpha/beta hydrolase, encoding MTCVRRIVLAFVVLAAGHAGRTAAQSGWQPSAGHAQIRLWPAGAIPDVRPGIGAEVARVVLDSAGRPRLVGGRPWTYVDSVTQPTMTVYPPTGRNTGAAVVVFPGGGYNILAIDLEGTEACDWLTSRGITCVLLKYRVPCATTGPYRECRTALEDAQRTVGLVRFHAARWHVDPHRIGVLGFSAGGHMVAAISTHFGRRIYRPVDAADVVSCRPDFAIALYPGHLAGAERDAPLNPDIRVTRLTPPTLLVQARNDPVDPVANSIAYHAALAGAGVPVEMHLYPTGGHAFGLRRTRAPITAWPEVAERWLGKIGVIPK
- a CDS encoding DUF1801 domain-containing protein, with amino-acid sequence MRDRVQEVKAERGGQATGQSGSALVLDKIGAMAEPDRALGRKLHDLIMASAPNLTPRLWYGMPSYARDGDVVCFFQPAQRFKTRYATLGFSDKAKLDDGNLWATGFAVRQLTAADEARIAALIKKAVG
- a CDS encoding YdeI/OmpD-associated family protein; the encoded protein is MEMAYRERWTAEIAAMRRVLAGFGMKEECKWGKPTYTVNGRNIVIMQGFKEYFALGLFQGALLEDRKHVLVQLGRVHAARVMKFTSAKEIAAQAPTIKAYVREAIAVEKAGLRMKPKASSEYPVPEELRERLRKDPRFKRAFEALTPGRQRSYLYHFAAAKQSATRRARIEKALPAIFEGRGFLERR